A DNA window from Leopardus geoffroyi isolate Oge1 chromosome A1, O.geoffroyi_Oge1_pat1.0, whole genome shotgun sequence contains the following coding sequences:
- the ZNF354C gene encoding zinc finger protein 354C isoform X3: protein MEASPPRQDISIEETSQGIIKKKSIKFGHWDIDFGQTLELESGTEQEQRKKPLQQIMTSHKKTVSGDVKQTRLELGKGLLINTILVTQQSVPIERIPNIYYTFGRDFKQNFDLMRCIQIYPGEKPHLCNECGKSFNQSLHLIEHQRIHTGEKPYRCSECGKPFSHRSSLLAHQRIHTGEKPYKCNECEKAFSSSSTLIKHLRVHTGEKPYQCKECGKAFSQCSTLTVHQRIHTGEKLYKCAECEKAFNCRAKLHRHQRIHTGEKPYKCSECGKGYSQFASLAEHQKLHTGEQLCKCLECGRTFTRISTLIEHQRIHTGQKPYQCNECGKAFNQYSSFSEHRKIHTGEKLYPCGECGKAFGCKSNLYRHQRIHTGEKPYQCNQCGKAFSQYSFLTEHERIHTGEKLYKCMECGKAYSYRSNLCRHKKVHTKEKLYKWKEYGNPFIYSSSLTQYQRFLRDDESYEV, encoded by the coding sequence ATGGAAGCCTCACCTCCCAGACAGGACATTTCTATAGAAGAAACATCTcagggaataataaagaaaaagtccATTAAGTTTGGTCACTGGGACATCGATTTTGGACAGACTTTGGAATTGGAGAGTGGAACAGAACAGGAGCAACGGAAGAAACCTCTTCAGCAAATCATGACCTCACACAAAAAAACTGTGAGTGGAGATGTAAAGCAGACACGTCTTGAATTGGGGAAAGGCTTACTTATAAATACAATTCTTGTCACACAACAGAGTGTTCCTATAGAAAGGATACCCAATATATATTACACGTTTGGGAGagattttaaacagaattttgaTTTAATGAGATGCATCCAGATTTACCCAGGAGAAAAACCTCATCtttgtaatgaatgtgggaaaagcTTCAACCAGAGTCTCCATCTGATTGAacaccagagaattcacactggtGAGAAACCCTACAGATGTAGTGAGTGTGGGAAACCCTTTAGCCACAGATCCTCCCTTCTTGcccatcagagaattcatactggagagaaaccttacaaatgtaatgaatgtgagAAGGCGTTTAGCAGCAGCTCGACCCTAATCAAACACCTGAGGGTGCACACCGGCGAGAAACCCTACCAGTGTAAGGAATGTGGTAAAGCCTTTAGCCAGTGTTCAACCCTCACTGTACATCAGAggattcatactggagagaaactcTATAAATGTGCTGAATGTGAGAAGGCCTTCAATTGTAGAGCAAAACTTCACAGACACCAAAGAATccacacaggggagaaaccctacaaatgcagtgaatgtgggaaaggtTACAGCCAGTTTGCATCCCTGGCTGAACATCAGAAGCTTCATACTGGAGAACAACTGTGTAAATGCTTGGAATGTGGGAGAACCTTCACACGCATCTCCACCCTTATTGAACACCAGCGAATTCATACTGGTCAGAAACCCTACCAGtgcaatgaatgtgggaaagccttcaacCAGTATTCATCCTTCAGTGAACATCGTAAAATTCACACCGGGGAAAAGCTTTACCCATGTGGAGAATGCGGGAAAGCCTTTGGTTGCAAATCCAACCTTTACAggcatcagagaattcacactggggagaaaccctACCAGTGTAAtcagtgtgggaaagccttcagccaGTATTCATTCCTAACAGAGCACGAGAGGATCCATACTGGCGAGAAACTCTACAAGTGCATGGAGTGTGGGAAAGCCTACAGTTATAGATCAAACCTTTGTAGACACAAAAAAGTTCACACTAAGGAAAAACTCTATAAATGGAAGGAATATGGGAATCCTTTTATCTATAGCTCCTCCCTTACTCAGTATCAGAGATTTCTCAGAGATGATGAGTCCTATGAAGTTTAA